A part of Aspergillus flavus chromosome 1, complete sequence genomic DNA contains:
- a CDS encoding flavin-binding monooxygenase-like protein, translating to METVDVTVIGAGWSGLAALKTYHQVDPSASIVLFESAASVGGVWAKHRLYAGLKSNNMLGTYEFSDFPMDASFGVQPGQHIPGTVIQQYMERFVEHFQLSEFIRLNTRVRIAEHNSDGTWTLTIDDTDGEKTVVSKKLIVCTGITSQPYMPTITGQDTFDAPLFHCRDLPQHQDAVLQPNKRITVLGGTKSAWDAVYAAATAGAHVDWIIRDNGHGPVWMAPAYVTPLKKWLEKLVTTRLLTWFSPCIWGDADGCSPIRNFLHGTWLGRKIVDTFWSILANDVITLNKYDSHPETKKLKPWFSPFWIASGLSILNYPTNFFDLVTEGKVQIHIDHITHLTPKTIHLASGSQIQSDTLICATGWQATPNIDFRPSTLSQTLGFPWAEDPIPQSVIQQADAEILSRFPRLATPPPKPANYAPLAPDAPAAAKHPFRLARLMIPPALANTRSIAFMGLAMTINTTMLAQAQALWISAYFTENLTPAPREQCPPHLRKVLEQDNADGDADLVWETALHSQFGVHRYRGGFGKRNPDFVFDAVPYVDLLLRDLGLDYTRKGGLKWLEPYGVEDYRGLVEEWIDSKEKVGKKDN from the exons ATGGAGACTGTTGACGTGACAGTCATCGGAGCGG GATGGAGTGGTCTCGCTGCCCTCAAGACCTACCACCAGGTCGACCCCTCCGCCTCGATTGTGCTATTCGAGAGCGCGGCCTCGGTCGGCGGCGTCTGGGCCAAGCACCGCCTGTATGCCGGCCTCAAATCCAACAACATGCTGGGCACCTATGAGTTCAGCGACTTCCCCATGGACGCCTCATTCGGCGTCCAGCCCGGCCAACATATCCCGGGCACCGTGATCCAACAGTACATGGAGCGCTTTGTCGAGCACTTTCAGCTCAGCGAGTTCATCCGCCTGAACACGCGCGTGCGCATCGCGGAACATAATTCCGACGGGACCTGGACCCTGACCATCGACGACACCGACGGCGAGAAGACCGTCGTGAGCAAAAAGCTCATCGTCTGCACCGGCATCACCTCCCAGCCCTACATGCCCACTATCACCGGCCAGGACACCTTCGATGCACCGCTCTTCCACTGTCGCGACCTGCCCCAGCACCAAGACGCCGTCCTGCAACCCAACAAGCGCATCACCGTCCTCGGCGGCACCAAATCTGCCTGGGACGCCGTCTACGCCGCCGCAACCGCCGGCGCCCACGTCGACTGGATCATCCGCGACAACGGCCACGGCCCCGTCTGGATGGCTCCGGCCTACGTAACCCCATTGAAGAAATGGCTCGAGAAGCTCGTCACCACGCGCCTCCTCACCTGGTTCAGCCCCTGCATCTGGGGCGACGCCGATGGCTGCAGCCCCATCCGCAACTTCCTGCACGGCACCTGGCTCGGCCGCAAAATCGTCGACACCTTCTGGTCCATCCTGGCCAACGACGTGATCACCCTGAACAAATATGACTCCCACCCTGAAACCAAGAAACTCAAACCCTGGTTCAGTCCCTTCTGGATCGCCTCAGGCCTCAGCATCCTCAACTACCCAACCAACTTCTTCGACCTTGTCACCGAAGGCAAAGTGCAAATCCACATCGACCACATCACCCACCTCACTCCCAAAACCATCCACCTCGCCTCCGGCTCCCAAATCCAATCCGACACCCTCATCTGCGCCACAGGCTGGCAAGCAACCCCCAACATCGACTTCCGACCCTCGACCCTCTCCCAAACCCTCGGCTTCCCCTGGGCCGAAGACCCCATCCCCCAATCCGTCATCCAACAAGCCGACGCAGAGATCCTCTCCCGCTTCCCACGACTGGCCACCCCACCCCCCAAACCAGCCAACTATGCCCCCCTCGCTCCCGAcgccccagcagcagcaaaacaCCCCTTCCGTCTCGCCCGCTTGATGATCCCCCCCGCCCTCGCAAATACCAGGTCAATCGCCTTCATGGGTCTCGCAATGACAATCAACACCACCATGCTCGCTCAAGCCCAAGCCCTCTGGATCTCAGCCTATTTCACCGAAAACCTCACCCCGGCCCCGCGAGAACAGTGTCCCCCTCATCTCCGGAAGGTGCTCGAGCAGGATAATGCGGATGGCGATGCAGATCTCGTCTGGGAAACAGCCCTGCATTCGCAGTTCGGGGTGCATCGCTACCGCGGTGGGTTTGGGAAACGGAACCCGGATTTCGTGTTTGATGCGGTGCCATATGTGGATTTGTTGTTGAGGGATTTGGGGCTGGATTATACGAGGAAGGGCGGGTTGAAGTGGTTGGAGCCATATGGGGTAGAGGATTATAGGGGGTTAGTGGAAGAATGGATTGATAGTAAGGAAAaggtggggaagaaggataaTTGA
- a CDS encoding C2H2 finger domain protein, whose amino-acid sequence MTVVEVTQCDVFPIRLPSTVGTNREVDVDSFGALSTTLSVLINIAGGLSGNRYWAIGGDTGYSAGTLTSTLAHPPPLETPDLYHPLGFSRDTTANLAALAVPPPGMGTALDALTAPQPLNTRRPAAQSLPSFELPPPNFHIGGAAVKYHPHPAHPQPANNHSVNSLLTPPASTQSGETPVPTTATAVTTAAVSASPDPTSSYASAYWPGQSSYTTASAAPRQSWSAGVNPYPPRDTFSPSVNHLHRNSATSPPGTEAIPSQPYDMNHLPPFQQPLASSMPGPNSQHHAMTHAMLTAQNALPNPPPAPPSLPSNDPYMTKSSSAPSYTGIQQMSNHTGAYAPYGQTSLAIHPPGRVASNPPPHHLNYQRQPWPSYSLPAMNGPVMTNMHNPNGQMSLVGNLQPGLFTSGQLAMQQMYGGHPSHAGHPPGPTNDRPFKCDQCPQSFNRNHDLKRHKRIHLSVKPFPCHHCDKSFSRKDALKRHILVKGCGKDVSDAIPKQESESVKQEDKDLDHGLSV is encoded by the exons ACATCGCTGGTGGCCTGTCTGGCAATCGATACTGGGCAATCGGAGGCGATACGGGATATTCTGCCGGCACGCTGACCTCGACCTTGGCTCATCCGCCGCCCCTAGAGACGCCCGATCTGTATCACCCGCTCGGGTTCTCGCgcgacaccaccgccaaCCTGGCTGCTCTTGCGGTTCCGCCACCGGGCATGGGGACAGCGCTGGATGCGCTGACTGCCCCTCAACCGTTGAATACCCGTCGACCCGCGGCGCAGTCCCTTCCCAGCTTCGAGCTGCCGCCCCCGAACTTTCACATCGGAGGAGCCGCGGTGAAGTACCACCCCCATCCCGCGCATCCACAGCCAGCGAACAATCACAGTGTCAATAGCCTTCTGACGCCGCCCGCCTCGACACAGTCGGGCGAGACGCCAGTGCCCACGACCGCCACGGCCGTGACGACCGCCGCGGTCTCTGCATCCCCCGATCCGACCTCGTCCTACGCCTCCGCCTACTGGCCGGGCCAGAGTTCATACACTACTGCGTCCGCGGCACCCCGCCAGTCCTGGAGTGCGGGCGTGAATCCCTACCCCCCGCGCGAcaccttctctccctcgGTGAACCATCTCCATCGAAATTCGGCGACCTCGCCCCCAGGGACCGAGGCGATCCCCAGCCAGCCGTACGACATGAACCACCTACCTCCCTTTCAGCAACCGCTCGCATCGAGCATGCCAGGCCCGAACTCCCAGCATCATGCCATGACGCATGCGATGCTCACAGCGCAGAATGCGCTCCCCAATCCGCCCCCGGCTCCGCCGTCGCTACCCTCAAACGACCCGTATATGACTAAATCCTCGTCCGCCCCCTCCTACACCGGAATCCAGCAGATGTCGAATCACACGGGGGCATATGCCCCCTACGGACAGACTAGCTTAGCGATTCATCCCCCCGGACGGGTGGCATCCAACCCGCCCCCGCATCATCTCAACTACCAGCGACAGCCGTGGCCCTCGTATTCGTTACCGGCCATGAACGGACCCGTGATGACGAACATGCACAATCCGAACGGACAGATGTCGCTCGTCGGCAATCTGCAACCGGGCCTGTTCACCAGCGGTCAATTGGCCATGCAGCAAATGTACGGGGGCCATCCATCCCACGCGGGCCACCCACCGGGTCCGACGAACGACCGACCCTTCAAGTGCGACCAGTGCCCGCAGAGTTTCAACCGGAACCACGACCTGAAGCGACATAAACGGATCCATCTGTCGGTGAAGCCGTTCCCCTGCCATCATTGCGATAAAAGCTTCTCTCGCAAGGATGCATTGAAG CGACATATTCTTGTCAAGGGCTGCGGCAAAGACGTGTCCGATGCGATCCCGAAGCAGGAGAGTGAATCGGTGAAACAGGAAGATAAAGACCTGGACCATGGCCTGTCGGTTTAG